Genomic segment of Nostoc sp. TCL240-02:
ACTTGGCAACACTGGCGCTCGTCCATGAAAAATCCCAGATGGAAACAGCCGCAGACTTTTGGAAAGCTGTCCAAGATGGTTTGATTATTCCTACTAATGAAGTCTATAAGTTTTATCAGGATTCGTCATTTGTCATTAGTGATTTGCAAAGGACGAATGACAAAGGACAAATGACAATTTACAAATTTCTCCACGATCGCATTCAGCAAGCTGCCTATTCACTAATTCCTGACAATCAAAAGCAAGTTACTCACCTGCACATTGGACGTTTGCTGCAACAAGCGACGACTGCAAATGAACGAGATGAGAAAATTTTTGCGATCGTCAACCAACTCAATCAAGGGGTCACTTTAATTTGCGATGAACAAGAGCAACAGGAACTCGCGCAGTTAAACTTGGCAGCTGGACATAAAGCCAAGGGTTCAACAGCTTATGCAGCAGCTTTAAACTATTTCAACACAGGTATTGCCATGCTAACGAGTAATTGCTGGCACAACCAATACAATCTCGCCCTCATCTTGTATGAAGGAGCAACAGAATCAGCTTACCTCTGCACCGATTTTGAACAGATGGAACAGTTAGCTGAGATAGTACTGAATCATGCCCAATCCTGGCTGGATCGGGTAAATATCTACAGTATTAAAATTCAGGCTTGCATGGCACAACATCAGCAGCTAGAAGCCTTGCAATTAGCACGAAAAATCCTAAATCATCTGGGAGTGCATTTGCCGGAACAACCCACCCCAGCAGATATCGAACAGGCACTGAAGCACACCCAAACCTTGCTCAATGGCAGATCAATCGAATCTTTGTTGGAATTACCCCAGATGGCCGCACCGGATAAAAAAGCGGCAATGGTGATTTTATCCAGCATTATTTCTGCTGCCTATCAAGTGGCTCCTGAGCTTTTGCCCCTGGTGATCCTTGCTGAATTCGATTTATCAGTAGAATATGGCAATGCTCCAGAATCGACTCATGGCTATGTAATGTGTGGGTTGACCTTGGTTGCCATATTGGGAGATATTGACGCAGGCTATCGGTTTGGGCAACTGGGGATGAATCTTATGCAACGCATCTATGCCCCCAAACTAACTGCTAAAACCATTTTTGCTTTTAACTGCTTCCTTAGACATTGGCAAGAACCTGCAAAATATACCTTGGAAGGATATTTGCAAGCCTACGCCAGTGGGCTAGAAAGTGGTGATATCGAGTATGTCGCTCTCAGCCTGATGTGCTATTGCTACACAGCTTACTGGAGTGGTCAGGAACTATCTGCCTTAAGACAAACGATAGAAGTTCATCGTAAGGTCATTCAGCAATTGCGTCAGGATACCTGTCTGCACACACAAAGTATTTATCATCAGGTTCTAGTCAATTTGTTGGAGGTTGTGCCGGAACCTGAGCGGTTGCTTGGCGAATACTGCCATGAAGATGAAATAATTCTGCTTTACCTCAAAACGAATCAAGGAGCAGGACTATATCAGGTTTATTTCAATAAACTTTTCCTTTCCTATCTTTTCCAAGACTATGAACAAGCGTTAGAAAACGCCCAACTTGCAGAACCGTATTTGGGTGCAGTCACAGGATTAGTGATGCTTCCGCTATTTTACTTCTACGATGCACTAGTTCGATTAGCGGTTTACCCAACTGCCAGTAAGACAGACAAAATCAGCATTATAGAACGGGTGAGGGGTCATCAAGAAAAACTCAGCACTTGGGCGGCTTATGCACCAAGTAATCAGGCTCACCGCCATGCTTTAGTGATCGCGGAAAAATGTCGAGTCTTGGGGGTCAAAGCCGAGGCAATTGAGTATTACGATCGCGCCATTGCTAAAGCCAAAGAAAACGAATACCTCAACGAAGAAGCTCTTGCTAATGAACTCACAGCCAAGTTTTATTTAGAATGGGGCAAAGAACGCATTGCCCAAGAATATTTGATTAATGCTTACTATTGTTACACTCGCTGGGGTGCTAAAGCCAAAGTTGATGATTTAGAACAACGTTATCCACAACTGCTAGCGCCTATTTTACAACAAACGCGATCGCGAAGTGACTTTGAAAGAGTATCAGCGATCGCAAATATTGACAGCATTACAACCTTGCACTCAAGCACTAATAAATCAGTAACATCTAGCAGCAGTGCATCAGTAATGCTAGATTTGGCAACGGTTCTCAAAGCCTCTCAGACTCTTTCGAGTGAAATTGAACTGGATAAATTACTTACGAAGCTGCTACAAGTGGTAATTGAAAATGCTGGAGCCGATAAGTGTGCGTTACTACTGCTCAAAGAAGGTAGATTGCTAGTTGAGGCGACCACTGAAGTTGGACAGCAATCAAGGTTGTTACAGTCCATTTTTGTAGAAGATAGCGCAGACATTCCCCATAGCCTAATTTATGCGGTTAAACGCAGCCTGCAACCTACCGTCATCCTTGATGCCACAGTGCATCCGATGTTAATGGCTGATCCCTACATCATGCGTCAGCAACCCAAAAGCTTGCTATGTACACCGATTCTCTATCAAGGCAAACTATTGGGGATTTTGTATTTAGAAAACAATCTTACTACTGGGGTGTTTACCAGCGATCGCGTCGAAATTCTCAATTTGTTATGTACTCAAGCTGCAATCTCCCTGGAAAACGCCCGACTTTATCAGCAAGCACAAGATATTTTAGAAAACCTTAGACAGACGGAACAATTTTTGCGGTTAATTATCGATAATATCCCCCAGTCTGTTTTCTGGAAAGACCGCAATAGTGTTTATTTAGGCTGTAACCATAAGTATGCTCAAACTTTTGAGAATGGAGTGTCTGAAAATGTTATTGGTAAAACAGACTACGACTTTTCCTGGACTCGTGAGCAATCAGATTCTTTTGTAGATTGCGATCGCCGCATTATGGAGTCTGGACAAGCAGAACTCAACATTATAGAAACCGTACTTAAAGCTGATGGAAAACAAATCTGGTCGAATACCAATAAAATTCCGCTACGAGATAAAGAAGGAAAC
This window contains:
- a CDS encoding AAA family ATPase, producing MNIAVKPMDKLFNYRISEQLYAGSRTLVYRAIRETDQLPVVIKLLQQEYPTFNDLLLFRNQYTIAKNIDLPGIVHPYSLEPYHNSYALVMEDFGGISLRDWMNETIRGKQYTLTEFLEIAIALSNILDGLYRHRVIHKDIKPANILINPETQQVKLIDFSIASLLPRETQEVHSPNVLEGTLAYLSPEQTGRMNRKIDYRSDYYSLGVTFYELLAGHLPFESNDPMELVHCHIAKQPEELGGRWQEEEGRGQGAEGRGEEEIPQVLCDIVMKLMAKNAEDRYQSALGLKFDLEKCLSQLQETGEIKSFQLGERDICDRFIIPEKLYGRQDEVESLLNAFERVSQGSTEIMLVAGFSGIGKTAVVNEVHKPIVRQRGYFIKGKFDQFQRNIPFFAFVQAFRDLIRQLLSETDTQFEQWKCKILSALGENGQVMIEVIPELESIIGKQPPAPELSGSAAQNRFKSLFLKFTQVFTAVEHPLTIFIDDLQWADSASLNLMHLLMSEVDIGYLLLIGAYRDNEVNPVHPLMLTLQDIQKFGATVNTITLVPLDQTSVNHLVADTLSCSLALATPLTELILSKTKGNPFFCTQFLKALHQEKLITFNFEGGYWECDIAQVRSLALTDDVVEFMAIQLEKLSPETQKVLKLAACIGNQFDLATLALVHEKSQMETAADFWKAVQDGLIIPTNEVYKFYQDSSFVISDLQRTNDKGQMTIYKFLHDRIQQAAYSLIPDNQKQVTHLHIGRLLQQATTANERDEKIFAIVNQLNQGVTLICDEQEQQELAQLNLAAGHKAKGSTAYAAALNYFNTGIAMLTSNCWHNQYNLALILYEGATESAYLCTDFEQMEQLAEIVLNHAQSWLDRVNIYSIKIQACMAQHQQLEALQLARKILNHLGVHLPEQPTPADIEQALKHTQTLLNGRSIESLLELPQMAAPDKKAAMVILSSIISAAYQVAPELLPLVILAEFDLSVEYGNAPESTHGYVMCGLTLVAILGDIDAGYRFGQLGMNLMQRIYAPKLTAKTIFAFNCFLRHWQEPAKYTLEGYLQAYASGLESGDIEYVALSLMCYCYTAYWSGQELSALRQTIEVHRKVIQQLRQDTCLHTQSIYHQVLVNLLEVVPEPERLLGEYCHEDEIILLYLKTNQGAGLYQVYFNKLFLSYLFQDYEQALENAQLAEPYLGAVTGLVMLPLFYFYDALVRLAVYPTASKTDKISIIERVRGHQEKLSTWAAYAPSNQAHRHALVIAEKCRVLGVKAEAIEYYDRAIAKAKENEYLNEEALANELTAKFYLEWGKERIAQEYLINAYYCYTRWGAKAKVDDLEQRYPQLLAPILQQTRSRSDFERVSAIANIDSITTLHSSTNKSVTSSSSASVMLDLATVLKASQTLSSEIELDKLLTKLLQVVIENAGADKCALLLLKEGRLLVEATTEVGQQSRLLQSIFVEDSADIPHSLIYAVKRSLQPTVILDATVHPMLMADPYIMRQQPKSLLCTPILYQGKLLGILYLENNLTTGVFTSDRVEILNLLCTQAAISLENARLYQQAQDILENLRQTEQFLRLIIDNIPQSVFWKDRNSVYLGCNHKYAQTFENGVSENVIGKTDYDFSWTREQSDSFVDCDRRIMESGQAELNIIETVLKADGKQIWSNTNKIPLRDKEGNVFGILGTSEDITEYYQAQQLLQQQKQQLEQALQELQTMQLQLVQGEKMSALGNLVAGIAHEINNPVGFIAGNIEPAKDYVKDLFALINLYQEKFPNPGSDIQDEIDAIDLNYLREDLPKLLDSMKLGVNRIRSISTSLRTFSRADKDYKVPFDIHEGIDSTILILRHRLKANENRPAIEVVKNYGKLPLVECFAGQLNQVFMNLLANAIDALEQYNTERSLEAILANPNCITIQTRVANSGQHVLIKIADNGVGMSPEVKERVFDHLFTTKPVGKGTGLGLAIARQIVVEGHGGLLSCSSEVGQGTEFVIQISTQQQ